From one Euzebya sp. genomic stretch:
- a CDS encoding histidine phosphatase family protein translates to MAATIYLLRHAVTAATGSRLGGRTDASLSETGRAQAEAASQHLRDVDLKAVYASPLPRTTETAEIVARPHRLTVRPAEGLIEVDYGRWTDRPLKPLTRTKMWPVIQQTPSLVTFPDGESIRAAQERAATAIEEIAARHDKKLVAVVSHADIIKAVVAFYVGMPLDTFQRLEVHPASITVLRTGKGQRPSLVSFNHVPRPSPSPST, encoded by the coding sequence ATGGCCGCCACGATCTACCTCCTGCGACACGCCGTCACCGCCGCCACCGGCTCCCGACTGGGCGGGCGGACCGACGCGTCGCTGTCCGAGACGGGTCGTGCGCAGGCCGAGGCGGCCAGCCAGCACCTGCGCGACGTCGACCTGAAGGCCGTCTACGCCTCGCCGCTGCCGCGTACGACCGAGACCGCCGAGATCGTCGCCCGGCCGCACCGGCTGACGGTCAGGCCGGCCGAGGGGCTCATCGAGGTCGACTACGGCCGCTGGACGGACCGACCGCTGAAGCCCCTCACGCGGACCAAGATGTGGCCGGTCATCCAGCAGACCCCGTCCCTCGTCACGTTCCCCGACGGCGAGTCGATCCGCGCCGCCCAGGAGCGCGCGGCCACGGCGATCGAGGAGATCGCCGCCCGCCACGACAAGAAGCTGGTGGCGGTCGTCAGCCACGCCGACATCATCAAGGCCGTGGTCGCCTTCTACGTCGGGATGCCCCTCGACACCTTCCAGAGGCTCGAGGTCCACCCCGCCTCGATCACCGTCCTCCGCACCGGCAAGGGCCAACGCCCCTCGCTGGTGTCGTTCAACCACGTCCCCCGCCCCTCCCCCTCACCCTCCACATGA
- a CDS encoding DUF3090 family protein — MSDDVSFEPVDWITASSIGPPGDRTFYVQARKDGRYVALVVEKGQVRSLAELAQELLERVGITVTPDDVDSDLELHGPVQPIWRAGQMSLGSDEEGELFVLQATELITDPELLDDDADPEPATARFVMDRDQLVGLAAFAAFAVEHGGRERCNVCEGLRDPLAGCMGCPLTNGSGPKRI; from the coding sequence ATGAGCGACGACGTCTCCTTCGAGCCCGTCGACTGGATCACCGCCTCCTCGATCGGCCCGCCCGGCGACCGCACCTTCTACGTGCAGGCCCGCAAGGACGGGCGGTACGTCGCCCTGGTGGTCGAGAAGGGCCAGGTCCGGTCGCTGGCCGAGCTGGCCCAGGAGCTGCTCGAACGCGTCGGCATCACCGTCACCCCGGACGACGTCGACTCCGACCTCGAGCTGCACGGGCCGGTCCAGCCGATCTGGCGTGCCGGGCAGATGAGCCTCGGCAGCGACGAGGAGGGCGAGCTGTTCGTCCTGCAGGCCACCGAGCTGATCACCGATCCGGAGCTGCTCGACGACGACGCCGATCCCGAGCCCGCCACCGCCCGCTTCGTCATGGATCGCGACCAGCTCGTCGGGCTCGCCGCCTTCGCGGCCTTCGCCGTGGAGCACGGCGGACGGGAGCGCTGCAACGTGTGCGAGGGCCTCCGCGACCCCCTCGCCGGCTGCATGGGCTGCCCGCTGACCAACGGCTCGGGCCCGAAGCGGATCTGA
- a CDS encoding SCO1664 family protein, which translates to MTSAAFDASTVGFVDDHEEGCRRLRADELEPLGVISDASNGTMLCRLGPAEQNLFAIYKPGSHERPLWDFPGQLYLREVAAYELSEFLGWGLVPPTVERDGPRGPGSLQLFVPHDPTEHYFTLIESDDGRFDVPLAQMAMFDMVVNNTDRKGGHVLRHARDDRIYGIDNGLTFHVEPKLRTVIWDLSHVPFAAAWADDLQRLRRCIRDGEPFAERLDELLTASEVRVLAARAGQVAGMEAMPDIDPDHRWYPWPPV; encoded by the coding sequence ATGACCTCAGCCGCCTTCGACGCCAGCACCGTCGGCTTCGTCGACGACCACGAGGAGGGCTGCCGCCGGTTGCGGGCCGACGAGCTCGAGCCGCTCGGGGTGATCAGCGACGCGAGCAACGGCACGATGCTGTGCCGGCTCGGGCCCGCCGAGCAGAACCTCTTCGCCATCTACAAGCCGGGGTCGCACGAGCGGCCGCTGTGGGACTTCCCCGGGCAGCTGTACCTGCGCGAGGTCGCCGCCTACGAGCTCAGCGAGTTCCTCGGCTGGGGGTTGGTCCCCCCGACGGTCGAGCGCGACGGCCCCCGCGGACCCGGCTCGCTGCAGCTGTTCGTCCCCCACGACCCGACCGAGCACTACTTCACCCTGATCGAATCCGACGACGGACGCTTCGACGTGCCGCTCGCGCAGATGGCGATGTTCGACATGGTGGTCAACAACACCGACCGGAAGGGTGGCCACGTCCTGCGGCACGCCCGCGACGATCGGATCTACGGCATCGACAACGGGCTGACGTTCCACGTCGAGCCGAAGCTGCGCACGGTGATCTGGGACCTCTCCCACGTCCCCTTCGCCGCCGCCTGGGCGGACGACCTGCAGCGCCTGCGGCGCTGCATCCGCGACGGGGAGCCCTTCGCCGAGCGGCTCGACGAGCTCCTCACGGCGAGCGAGGTCCGGGTCCTGGCCGCCCGCGCCGGACAGGTGGCGGGGATGGAAGCGATGCCGGACATCGACCCGGACCACCGCTGGTACCCCTGGCCACCCGTCTGA
- a CDS encoding CGNR zinc finger domain-containing protein produces MDYGHYTTRTMAETVGLANALANADETPDDDVIRDLVKRFEVGDDPLDIDGLSHLAGRLRQVFTAEALDEKVRVLNDLIALYQPHPHVVDHDGQGYHMHYVPPSAGHLRCIGASMTMALALVLCDYGADRLGVCPACDDVFVDTTRNGRQRFCSRTCANRVHVAAHRARSSGGDEA; encoded by the coding sequence ATGGACTACGGCCACTACACGACCAGGACGATGGCCGAGACCGTCGGCCTGGCGAACGCCCTGGCGAACGCCGACGAGACGCCGGACGACGACGTCATCCGCGACCTGGTCAAGCGCTTCGAGGTCGGTGACGACCCGCTCGACATCGATGGGCTCAGCCACCTCGCCGGCAGGCTCCGGCAGGTCTTCACCGCCGAGGCGCTGGATGAGAAGGTCCGCGTCCTCAACGACCTGATCGCCCTGTACCAACCCCACCCGCACGTCGTCGACCACGACGGCCAGGGCTACCACATGCACTACGTGCCGCCGAGCGCCGGGCACCTCCGCTGCATCGGGGCGTCGATGACGATGGCGCTCGCCCTGGTCCTCTGCGACTACGGCGCCGACCGCCTCGGCGTCTGCCCGGCGTGTGACGACGTGTTCGTCGACACCACCCGCAACGGGCGGCAGCGGTTCTGCTCGCGGACCTGCGCCAACCGGGTCCACGTGGCCGCCCACCGCGCGAGGAGCAGCGGCGGCGACGAGGCCTGA
- the ilvA gene encoding threonine ammonia-lyase: MELVTAEDVAAARSRIGRLAQVTPMEESRAVSELVGHPTLLKCEHLQRTGSFKIRGATNCIIQLEDEEKAAGVVCASAGNHAQGVALAASRLDVTATVFMPVDAPLPKVEATRGYGAEVVLHGAGFDDALAAAKAHAAEAGAAFIPPFEHRDIIAGQGTVGLEVLEQAPEVRTVVVPIGGGGLISGMAAAIRGSRPEVRIIGVEAAGAASAVASLAAGHPVTLDETTTFADGIAVKRPGELTLAHMAALVEDVVTVSDEAIARAVLLLVERAKQVVEPSGAAALAALLEGAVEVDGPTVAVLSGGNVDPLLLNRIIQSGLYEEGRYLVVTTRMVDRPGALATLLGIVADAKANVIAVEHHRLNTRLGVLEVEVVLELETRGPSHITHLVEVLEDAGYPVDAELPPVAV, encoded by the coding sequence ATGGAGCTCGTCACCGCCGAGGACGTCGCCGCCGCCCGGTCGCGCATCGGCCGCCTGGCCCAGGTCACGCCGATGGAGGAGTCGCGCGCGGTCAGCGAGCTGGTCGGCCACCCGACGCTGCTGAAGTGCGAGCACCTGCAGCGCACCGGCTCGTTCAAGATCCGCGGGGCGACGAACTGCATCATCCAGCTCGAGGACGAGGAGAAGGCGGCCGGTGTCGTCTGCGCCTCCGCGGGCAACCACGCCCAGGGCGTGGCGCTGGCCGCGAGCCGCTTGGACGTGACCGCGACGGTGTTCATGCCCGTCGACGCGCCGCTGCCGAAGGTCGAGGCCACGCGCGGCTACGGGGCGGAGGTGGTCCTGCACGGCGCCGGGTTCGACGACGCCCTGGCGGCCGCGAAGGCCCACGCCGCAGAGGCCGGCGCGGCGTTCATCCCCCCCTTCGAGCACCGCGACATCATCGCCGGGCAGGGCACCGTCGGGCTCGAGGTGCTCGAGCAGGCCCCCGAGGTCCGGACGGTCGTGGTCCCGATCGGCGGTGGCGGCCTGATCAGCGGCATGGCCGCGGCGATCAGGGGGAGCCGCCCCGAGGTCAGGATCATCGGGGTCGAGGCCGCGGGGGCGGCCAGCGCGGTGGCGTCGCTCGCAGCCGGACACCCGGTCACCCTCGACGAGACCACGACGTTCGCCGACGGGATCGCGGTCAAGCGCCCGGGTGAGCTGACGCTCGCGCACATGGCTGCGCTGGTGGAGGACGTGGTGACGGTGTCGGACGAGGCGATCGCCCGCGCCGTCCTGCTGCTGGTCGAGCGGGCCAAGCAGGTCGTGGAACCCTCGGGCGCCGCTGCGCTGGCGGCGTTGCTCGAGGGAGCGGTCGAGGTGGACGGCCCGACCGTCGCCGTGCTGTCCGGCGGGAACGTCGACCCGCTCCTGCTCAACCGGATCATCCAGTCCGGCCTGTACGAGGAGGGGCGCTACCTCGTGGTCACCACCCGGATGGTGGACCGGCCCGGTGCCCTCGCCACCCTCCTCGGGATCGTCGCAGACGCGAAGGCGAACGTGATCGCCGTCGAGCACCACCGCCTCAACACGCGGTTGGGGGTGCTCGAGGTGGAGGTCGTCCTCGAGCTCGAGACCCGCGGCCCCTCGCACATCACCCACCTCGTCGAGGTCCTCGAGGACGCCGGGTACCCCGTCGACGCCGAGCTGCCGCCGGTGGCGGTCTGA
- a CDS encoding endonuclease/exonuclease/phosphatase family protein, whose amino-acid sequence MIGVASWVLTALVVLGVAVRLGGWDRGRVLVQGMAFYPYALGAAAVLAVMVWLVRQPRPAAVLTVAVVVGVLPLVPRLVAGDGAGAATGGGAAVRVGTLNLLYGRADPVEVRGIATGVDVLALQELTPEALDALEDVGLGDVLPHRAVDLRDGPGGTGVWSRYPLDAREAVPSRYATVHVAVDHPLAADPVEVVAVHVVPPSGGDVGAWQEELARLTALDRVDVLLGDFNATLDHVAFRRLVGAGYVDVGDAAGRGPTPTWPAEGFRLPGIAIDHVLVDGGWRPAGMQVVDVPGTDHRALIADVVPPGQA is encoded by the coding sequence GTGATCGGCGTGGCGTCGTGGGTCCTGACCGCGCTCGTCGTCCTCGGCGTCGCCGTCCGGCTGGGCGGCTGGGACCGCGGGCGGGTGCTCGTGCAGGGGATGGCCTTCTACCCCTACGCCCTCGGTGCGGCCGCGGTCCTCGCCGTCATGGTCTGGCTGGTGCGGCAGCCACGTCCGGCGGCGGTGCTGACCGTCGCCGTGGTGGTGGGGGTGCTGCCGCTCGTGCCGCGGCTGGTGGCTGGCGACGGGGCCGGCGCCGCGACGGGTGGTGGGGCGGCGGTGCGGGTGGGCACCCTCAACCTGCTGTACGGGCGAGCCGATCCCGTCGAGGTTCGCGGGATCGCCACGGGGGTCGACGTCCTCGCCCTGCAGGAGCTGACCCCCGAGGCGCTCGACGCCCTCGAGGATGTGGGGCTGGGCGACGTCCTCCCGCACCGCGCGGTGGACCTGCGCGACGGACCCGGCGGGACCGGGGTGTGGTCGCGGTACCCCCTCGACGCACGCGAGGCGGTGCCCAGCCGGTACGCCACCGTCCACGTGGCGGTGGACCACCCGCTGGCTGCCGACCCGGTCGAAGTGGTCGCCGTCCACGTCGTCCCCCCGAGCGGTGGGGACGTCGGTGCCTGGCAGGAGGAGCTCGCCCGCCTGACCGCGCTCGACCGGGTCGACGTGCTGCTGGGCGACTTCAACGCCACGCTCGACCACGTGGCATTCCGCCGGCTCGTCGGCGCCGGCTACGTCGACGTGGGCGACGCCGCGGGGCGCGGGCCAACGCCCACTTGGCCGGCGGAGGGCTTCCGGCTGCCGGGCATCGCGATCGACCACGTCCTCGTCGACGGGGGGTGGCGCCCTGCGGGCATGCAGGTCGTCGACGTGCCCGGCACCGACCACCGCGCCCTGATCGCCGACGTGGTGCCCCCCGGCCAGGCGTAG
- a CDS encoding alpha/beta fold hydrolase codes for MAHITAGGMRIAVREEGEGRPVVLIHGNSASSGTWARQFDSPLVDRARLIALDLPGHGASDRAADPADYSMPGYAAVVAQVLDALDATGAVLVGWSLGGHIALEAVPLRDDLAAVAIFGTPPVGKPPAMDQAFLPNPAMDVGFTADVDTAGAEAYAASFLAPGSTLGTEPFTADILATHGGARSGLMASIGEGRFADELEVVAGMRIPLAVLHGEGEQLVSLDYLRGVEAPTLWRGEVQVIPGAGHAPHAEAPEAFNGLLGDLLDEL; via the coding sequence ATGGCGCACATCACGGCAGGCGGGATGCGGATCGCGGTGCGGGAGGAGGGGGAGGGACGGCCGGTCGTGCTGATCCACGGCAACAGCGCGTCGTCGGGCACCTGGGCCCGCCAGTTCGACAGCCCGCTGGTCGACCGCGCCCGGCTGATCGCCCTGGACCTGCCGGGCCACGGCGCGAGCGACCGAGCCGCAGATCCGGCCGACTACTCGATGCCCGGCTACGCGGCGGTCGTCGCCCAGGTCCTCGATGCCCTCGACGCGACCGGCGCGGTGCTGGTCGGCTGGTCCCTCGGCGGCCACATCGCCCTGGAGGCCGTCCCGCTCCGCGACGACCTGGCGGCGGTGGCGATCTTCGGGACCCCGCCGGTGGGGAAGCCGCCGGCGATGGATCAGGCCTTCCTGCCGAACCCGGCGATGGACGTCGGGTTCACCGCGGACGTCGACACCGCTGGCGCGGAGGCCTACGCCGCCTCGTTCCTCGCGCCGGGCTCGACGCTCGGCACCGAGCCGTTCACCGCCGACATCCTCGCGACGCACGGCGGCGCGCGGAGCGGGTTGATGGCGAGCATCGGCGAGGGCCGCTTCGCCGACGAGCTCGAGGTCGTGGCCGGGATGCGCATCCCCCTCGCCGTCCTCCACGGCGAGGGCGAGCAGCTCGTCAGCCTGGACTACCTCCGCGGGGTCGAGGCGCCGACGCTGTGGCGCGGGGAGGTCCAGGTCATCCCCGGCGCCGGCCACGCGCCGCACGCCGAGGCGCCGGAGGCCTTCAACGGCCTGCTCGGCGACCTCCTCGACGAGCTCTGA
- a CDS encoding protein meaA, which translates to MSDREQSDLRAPARDRPWLMRTYSGHSSAKASNELYRSNLAKGQTGLSVAFDLPTQTGYDADHVLARGEVGKVGVPVCSIDDMRTLFDGIPLDEMNTSMTINATAAWLLALYIAVAEEQGADRADLKGTVQNDIIKEYLSRGTYVFGPAESLRLTGDVITFAVREVPSWNPINICSYHLQEVGATPVQEVAFAMATATAVLDEIKGRPGMDDDTFSRVFGRISFFVNAGIRFVDEIAKLRAMGQLWDELGRERYGVEDPRHRRFRYGVQVNSLGLTEAQPENNITRIVLEMLAVTLSKSARARAVQLPAWNEALGLPRPWDQQLALRMQQILAYETDLLEHEDVFDGSHVMEARTTVIADAAREEYRRVIDMGGSVEAVEYMKAELVRSNAERMRRVESGEQVVVGVNRFTESEPSPLMAGGDGGIMKVDPASEAEQVERLEAFRAERDAAAVDAALAELRRAVAEGDNVMPASIAAAKAGVTTGEWTEALREEWGTYRGPTGVTAAAAHSPAGDRAAALEAAREAVRRAEERVGGKVRLLVGKPGLDGHSSGAEQIAVRARDAGFEVIYEGIRLTPAQIVRAAVDEDVHLIGLSILSGSHGELIPEVLERLAAEDAADIPVVVGGIIPAEDAVALREAGVAAVYTPKDFEVSRLIEEMADLVGR; encoded by the coding sequence ATGAGCGATCGCGAGCAGTCTGATCTCCGCGCCCCGGCGCGCGACCGGCCGTGGCTGATGCGGACCTACTCGGGGCACTCCTCGGCGAAGGCGTCGAACGAGCTGTACCGGTCGAACCTGGCGAAGGGGCAGACCGGGCTGTCCGTCGCCTTCGACCTGCCGACCCAGACGGGCTACGACGCCGACCACGTGCTCGCCCGCGGCGAGGTCGGCAAGGTCGGGGTGCCGGTCTGCTCGATCGACGACATGCGGACCCTCTTCGACGGCATCCCGCTCGACGAGATGAACACGTCGATGACGATCAACGCCACCGCGGCGTGGCTGCTCGCCCTCTACATCGCGGTCGCCGAGGAGCAGGGCGCCGACCGCGCCGACCTCAAGGGCACGGTCCAGAACGACATCATCAAGGAGTACCTGTCCCGCGGGACCTACGTGTTCGGGCCGGCCGAGTCCCTCCGCCTGACCGGTGACGTCATCACGTTCGCGGTCCGCGAGGTCCCGAGCTGGAACCCGATCAACATCTGCAGCTACCACCTGCAGGAGGTCGGCGCGACGCCCGTGCAGGAGGTCGCCTTCGCGATGGCGACCGCCACCGCGGTCCTCGACGAGATCAAGGGTCGTCCCGGGATGGACGACGACACGTTCTCCCGGGTGTTCGGGCGCATCAGCTTCTTCGTCAACGCCGGCATCCGCTTCGTCGACGAGATCGCCAAGCTCCGCGCCATGGGTCAGCTGTGGGACGAGCTCGGGCGCGAGCGCTACGGCGTCGAGGACCCGAGGCACCGGCGGTTCCGCTACGGCGTGCAGGTCAACTCCCTCGGCCTGACCGAGGCCCAGCCGGAGAACAACATCACCCGCATCGTCCTCGAGATGCTCGCGGTCACCCTCTCGAAGAGCGCCCGCGCCCGGGCGGTGCAGCTGCCCGCCTGGAACGAGGCGCTCGGGCTACCCCGCCCCTGGGACCAGCAGCTGGCCCTGCGGATGCAGCAGATCCTGGCCTACGAGACCGACCTGCTCGAGCACGAGGACGTCTTCGACGGCAGCCACGTGATGGAGGCGCGGACCACCGTGATCGCCGACGCGGCCCGTGAGGAGTACCGCCGGGTCATCGACATGGGCGGCTCGGTCGAGGCGGTCGAGTACATGAAGGCCGAGCTGGTCCGCTCCAACGCCGAGCGGATGCGCCGCGTCGAGTCCGGGGAGCAGGTCGTCGTCGGGGTCAACCGCTTCACCGAGAGCGAGCCGTCCCCGCTGATGGCGGGCGGCGACGGCGGGATCATGAAGGTCGACCCGGCCAGCGAGGCCGAGCAGGTCGAGCGGCTGGAGGCCTTCCGCGCCGAGCGCGACGCCGCCGCGGTCGACGCGGCCCTCGCCGAGCTGCGCCGCGCCGTGGCCGAGGGCGACAACGTGATGCCCGCCTCGATCGCCGCGGCGAAGGCCGGCGTGACCACGGGTGAGTGGACCGAGGCGCTCCGGGAGGAGTGGGGCACCTACCGCGGCCCGACCGGGGTGACCGCCGCGGCGGCCCACTCCCCCGCCGGTGACCGGGCCGCGGCGCTCGAGGCCGCCCGGGAGGCGGTTCGACGGGCCGAGGAGCGGGTCGGTGGCAAGGTGCGGCTGCTGGTCGGCAAGCCCGGTCTGGACGGGCACTCCTCCGGGGCGGAGCAGATCGCGGTCCGCGCCCGCGACGCCGGGTTCGAGGTCATCTACGAGGGGATCCGTCTGACCCCCGCCCAGATCGTGCGGGCGGCGGTCGACGAGGACGTCCACCTGATCGGCCTGTCGATCCTGTCCGGGTCCCACGGCGAGCTGATCCCCGAGGTGCTCGAGCGTTTGGCGGCCGAGGACGCCGCCGACATCCCCGTCGTCGTGGGGGGGATCATCCCCGCCGAGGACGCCGTGGCCCTGCGGGAGGCCGGGGTGGCGGCGGTCTACACGCCGAAGGACTTCGAGGTGTCGCGCCTCATCGAGGAGATGGCCGACCTGGTGGGGCGCTAG
- a CDS encoding flotillin family protein produces MDPLLIGGGAFIGVLVLVVLLVVSRYRVAGPNQAYIITGRKGGSPVRNPETGEVSTDLSGQRVIIGASTFVLPVVQKLHILDLSSRRIPVGITGGISAQGIKVDLEGVAIVKVGGNDDAIRAAAQRFLNQQQGIEAFTQEVLAGSLRAIVGRLTVDEIIKDRAAFASAVAEEAETSLTNQGLALDTFQLQDIRAEGQYLADLGRPEAARVEMEAAIAEAKARQAAEEERIRAEEQIAVANRTLALRKAEIQAETDAAEAEARAAGPIAQAAKDQDVIQAQERVAERRAQLKERELDTEVRKPADAERYRVEQEAEGRKSAAIREAEAEQAAQIARAQADAEQARLSGEAERAKRSALAEAEAIEGEKRGQAEKARRQAIADAVQREGEAEAAAILAKGQAEAEAREKNADAFAHYNQAAVIELVADILPDLVRAASEPLSKVGNMTVVSTDGASSIVNSVAQNLEQGLAIGSSLTGIDLKAILSRIGEGGLGELADASSSRLERASSAGDGSSSGLPSPPPA; encoded by the coding sequence ATGGACCCCCTGCTCATCGGCGGAGGCGCCTTCATCGGCGTGCTCGTCCTGGTCGTGCTGCTGGTGGTCTCGCGCTACCGGGTGGCCGGTCCGAACCAGGCCTACATCATCACCGGCCGGAAGGGGGGCTCGCCCGTCCGGAACCCCGAGACCGGCGAGGTGTCGACCGACCTGTCCGGCCAGCGGGTCATCATCGGCGCCTCGACGTTCGTGCTGCCGGTGGTCCAGAAGCTGCACATCCTCGACCTCTCGTCGCGGCGCATCCCGGTGGGCATCACCGGCGGCATCAGCGCCCAGGGCATCAAGGTCGACCTCGAGGGCGTCGCGATCGTGAAGGTCGGCGGGAACGACGACGCGATCCGGGCGGCCGCGCAGCGGTTCCTCAACCAGCAGCAGGGCATCGAGGCGTTCACCCAGGAGGTGCTGGCCGGGTCGCTCCGCGCCATCGTCGGCCGGCTGACCGTCGACGAGATCATCAAGGACCGCGCGGCGTTCGCCTCGGCGGTGGCGGAGGAGGCCGAGACGTCCCTCACCAACCAGGGGCTCGCCCTCGACACCTTCCAGCTGCAGGACATCCGCGCGGAGGGCCAGTACCTGGCCGACCTGGGCCGTCCCGAGGCCGCGCGCGTCGAGATGGAGGCCGCGATCGCCGAGGCGAAGGCCCGCCAGGCCGCCGAGGAGGAGCGGATCCGCGCCGAGGAGCAGATCGCCGTCGCCAACCGCACCCTCGCGCTGCGCAAGGCCGAGATCCAGGCGGAGACCGACGCGGCGGAGGCCGAGGCCCGCGCCGCCGGCCCGATCGCCCAGGCGGCGAAGGACCAGGACGTCATCCAGGCCCAGGAGCGCGTGGCAGAGCGGCGTGCGCAGCTGAAGGAGCGCGAGCTCGACACCGAGGTCCGCAAGCCCGCCGATGCCGAGCGCTACCGGGTCGAGCAGGAGGCCGAGGGCCGGAAGTCCGCCGCGATCCGCGAGGCCGAGGCCGAGCAGGCCGCGCAGATCGCCCGCGCCCAGGCCGACGCCGAGCAGGCGCGGCTGTCCGGTGAGGCCGAGCGGGCCAAGCGCTCCGCGCTCGCCGAGGCCGAGGCCATCGAGGGTGAGAAGCGCGGTCAGGCGGAGAAGGCGCGCCGCCAGGCCATCGCCGACGCCGTCCAGCGCGAGGGTGAGGCAGAGGCCGCCGCGATCCTCGCGAAGGGCCAGGCCGAGGCCGAGGCCCGTGAGAAGAACGCCGACGCGTTCGCCCACTACAACCAGGCGGCCGTGATCGAGCTGGTCGCCGACATCCTCCCCGACCTGGTCCGGGCGGCGAGCGAGCCGCTCAGCAAGGTCGGCAACATGACCGTCGTGTCGACCGACGGGGCGTCGTCGATCGTGAACTCGGTGGCCCAGAACCTCGAGCAGGGCCTGGCCATCGGCTCGTCCCTGACCGGCATCGACCTGAAGGCGATCCTGTCCCGCATCGGCGAGGGCGGGCTCGGCGAGCTCGCGGACGCATCGTCCTCGAGGCTCGAGCGGGCGTCGTCCGCCGGCGACGGGTCGAGCTCCGGGCTCCCCTCCCCGCCGCCGGCCTGA
- a CDS encoding lysophospholipid acyltransferase family protein: MEPVYTPVIGAALSLFRVMGWKVEVRGAEHIPADGPAVIASNHIGYLDFIFVGYGARDAGRLVRFAAKKEVFDHPVSGPLMRGMKHLPVDRDGDRMAVMREAQRRLGLGQVIGMFPEGTISRSFMPSGAKTGTARMAIEAGVPLIPAAVWGDHRIMTKGRKPNWQRGVHMMVGFGPAVEYDEGADTREVTQRMTEAITDLVTELQRDYPQVPADDEDRWWLPAHLGGTAPTPEEAEAIAREERIARRRARKAAREAEAATAGDRDGTAAVSGDDADPIEPDPVDPETGG, translated from the coding sequence ATGGAACCCGTCTACACCCCGGTCATCGGCGCGGCGCTGTCGCTGTTCAGGGTGATGGGCTGGAAGGTGGAGGTCCGCGGCGCCGAGCACATCCCCGCCGACGGGCCGGCGGTGATCGCCAGCAACCACATCGGGTACCTGGACTTCATCTTCGTCGGCTACGGCGCGCGGGACGCCGGTCGGCTGGTGCGCTTCGCGGCGAAGAAGGAGGTGTTCGACCACCCCGTGAGCGGCCCCCTCATGCGCGGGATGAAGCACCTGCCCGTCGACCGCGACGGCGACCGGATGGCGGTGATGCGCGAGGCGCAACGTCGGCTGGGCCTGGGCCAGGTCATCGGCATGTTCCCCGAGGGCACGATCAGCCGGTCGTTCATGCCGTCGGGTGCGAAGACGGGCACGGCGCGGATGGCGATCGAGGCGGGCGTCCCGCTGATACCCGCTGCGGTGTGGGGCGACCACCGGATCATGACGAAGGGGCGCAAGCCGAACTGGCAGCGGGGCGTCCACATGATGGTCGGCTTCGGCCCCGCGGTCGAGTACGACGAGGGCGCGGACACGCGAGAGGTCACCCAACGGATGACCGAGGCGATCACCGACCTGGTCACCGAGCTCCAGCGCGACTACCCCCAGGTGCCCGCGGACGACGAGGACCGCTGGTGGCTGCCCGCCCACCTCGGCGGCACCGCCCCCACGCCGGAGGAGGCCGAGGCGATCGCCCGCGAGGAGCGCATCGCCCGACGACGTGCCCGCAAGGCCGCCCGCGAGGCAGAGGCGGCCACCGCCGGGGACCGCGACGGGACCGCAGCGGTGAGCGGCGATGACGCCGACCCGATCGAGCCGGACCCGGTGGACCCCGAGACGGGGGGCTGA